A genome region from Eurosta solidaginis isolate ZX-2024a chromosome 2, ASM4086904v1, whole genome shotgun sequence includes the following:
- the LOC137239074 gene encoding putative nuclease HARBI1, whose translation MPAAMVFACADARRRAIMRANPTGSYQLAEAKDQDINVGRSSFSKILHYTIQELENCICEENIQLNISAAEIDQSKQYFYRQFNFSGVIGCADGTHVKTIKPAVDESLFFNRKGYFSVNVMIVCNYNVEIIAVDASLPGSCHDSFIWNQSDVRQFYINNHTENSWILANSGYALESFMLTPYRNPQHGSMEHIYNKKHATARHMVELTIGLFKSRFRCLQGTLHYDPQFVAQITNVCSALHNICRKRNVPSNEDDRNHEMPDRNAETEEEHEPIEQLIIDGAEVMLALSLRKPHSQGFEFSLPIFSTFLLSLFITHSLAFCFSYS comes from the exons atgcctgcagctATGGTTTTTgcatgcgcagacgcaagaagacgtgctattatgcgtgcgaatc CTACTGGATCATACCAACTGGCTGAAGCTAAGGATCAGGACATAAACGTAGGCAGAAGTAGTTTTTCCAAGATATTACACTATACTATCCAGGAATTGGAGAACTGTATTTGTGAAGAAAATATTCAATTGAATATATCTGCTGCGGAGATAGATCAATCCAAGCAATATTTCTACAGGCAATTTAATTTTTCGGGTGTCATTGGTTGCGCAGATGGCACTCACGTGAAAACAATAAAGCCAGCAGTGGACGAGTCCCTCTTTTTCAATAGAAAGGGATATTTTAGCGTTAATGTTATGATA GTTTGTAATTACAATGTGGAAATAATAGCAGTAGATGCAAGTCTCCCTGGTTCGTGCCATGATTCTTTCATTTGGAATCAAAGTGATGTGAGACAATTCTACATCAATAATCATACCGAAAACTCTTGGATTTTGGCGAACTCTGGCTATGCCCTAGAAAGTTTTATGTTGACACCATACAGGAACCCACAACACGGATCCATGGAACATATATACAATAAAAAGCATGCTACAGCCCGCCATATGGTTGAGCTTACTATAGGTTTATTCAAAAGTCGGTTTCGTTGCTTGCAAGGGACTCTGCACTATGATCCACAGTTTGTTGCGCAGATTACCAATGTTTGTTCTGCGCTACACAACATTTGCCGCAAGCGTAACGTTCCAAGCAACGAAGATGATAGGAATCACGAAATGCCAGATAGAAATGCTGAAACCGAAGAGGAGCATGAACCAATTGAGCAGCTCATTATAGATGGCGCAGAGGTCATGCTCGCACTTTCCTTGCGGAAACCTCATTCTCAGGGTTTTGAATTTTCTCTTCCCATTTTCTCCACCTTCCTCCTCTCACTTTTCATCACACACTCCTTAGCCTTTTGCTTCTCATATTCCTAA